From Pseudomonas sp. FP2335, the proteins below share one genomic window:
- the asd gene encoding aspartate-semialdehyde dehydrogenase has translation MKRVGLIGWRGMVGSVLMQRMLEEQDFDLIEPVFFTTSNVGGQGPSVGKDIAPLKDAYSIEELKTLDVIVTCQGGDYTSEVFPKLREAGWQGYWIDAASSLRMQDDAVIILDPVNRKVIDQQLDAGTKNYVGGNCTVSLMLMGLGGLFEAGLVEWMSAMTYQAASGAGAQNMRELIKQMGATHAAVADQLADPASAILDIDRRVAEAMRSDAYPTENFGVPLAGSLIPWIDKELPNGQSREEWKAQAETNKILGRFKSPIPVDGICVRIGAMRCHSQALTIKLNKDVPIADIEALISSHNPWVKLVPNNRDISMQELSPTKVTGTLNVPVGRLRKLNMGSQFLGAFTVGDQLLWGAAEPLRRMLRILLER, from the coding sequence ATGAAACGTGTAGGTCTGATCGGTTGGCGCGGTATGGTCGGTTCCGTGCTCATGCAGCGGATGCTGGAAGAGCAGGATTTCGATCTTATTGAGCCGGTGTTTTTCACCACTTCGAACGTTGGTGGCCAAGGCCCGTCCGTGGGCAAGGATATTGCCCCGCTCAAGGACGCCTACAGCATTGAAGAGCTGAAGACCCTCGACGTGATTGTGACCTGTCAGGGTGGCGACTACACCAGTGAAGTCTTCCCCAAGCTGCGTGAAGCCGGCTGGCAGGGTTACTGGATCGATGCTGCATCGAGCCTGCGTATGCAGGACGACGCCGTGATCATCCTGGACCCGGTGAACCGCAAGGTCATCGACCAGCAGCTGGATGCGGGCACCAAGAACTACGTCGGCGGCAACTGCACCGTCAGCCTGATGCTGATGGGCCTGGGTGGCTTGTTCGAAGCCGGCCTGGTCGAGTGGATGAGCGCCATGACCTATCAGGCGGCCTCCGGTGCCGGTGCGCAGAATATGCGTGAGCTGATCAAGCAGATGGGCGCGACCCACGCGGCTGTCGCCGATCAACTGGCCGACCCGGCCAGCGCGATCCTCGACATCGACCGTCGTGTGGCTGAAGCCATGCGCAGCGATGCGTACCCGACCGAGAACTTCGGCGTGCCGTTGGCCGGTAGCTTGATCCCGTGGATCGACAAGGAACTGCCGAACGGCCAGAGCCGCGAAGAGTGGAAGGCCCAGGCCGAGACCAACAAGATCCTCGGTCGCTTCAAGAGCCCGATCCCGGTGGATGGCATCTGCGTGCGTATCGGCGCGATGCGCTGCCACAGCCAGGCGCTGACCATCAAGCTGAACAAAGACGTGCCGATCGCTGATATCGAAGCGTTGATCAGCTCGCACAACCCATGGGTCAAGCTGGTGCCGAACAACCGCGACATCAGCATGCAGGAGCTGAGTCCGACGAAGGTCACCGGTACCCTGAATGTACCCGTGGGCCGTCTGCGCAAGCTGAACATGGGCAGCCAGTTCCTGGGCGCGTTCACGGTTGGCGACCAACTGTTGTGGGGCGCGGCTGAACCGCTGCGTCGCATGCTGCGGATCTTGCTGGAGCGTTGA
- the leuB gene encoding 3-isopropylmalate dehydrogenase: protein MSKQILILPGDGIGPEIMAEAVKVLELANSKYSLGFELSHDVIGGAAIDKHGVPLADETLDRARAADAVLLGAVGGPKWDKIERDIRPERGLLKIRAQLGLFGNLRPAILYPQLADASSLKPEVVAGLDILIVRELTGGIYFGSPRGVRELENGERQAYDTLPYSESEIRRIARVGFDMARVRGKKVCSVDKANVLASSQLWREIVEEVAKDYPDVELSHMYVDNAAMQLVRAPKQFDVIVTDNLFGDILSDQASMLTGSIGMLPSASLDTNNKGMYEPCHGSAPDIAGQGIANPLATILSVSMMLRYSFNLSEAADAIEKAVSLVLDQGLRTGDIWSQGCTKVGTQEMGDAVVAALRNL from the coding sequence ATGAGCAAGCAGATTCTGATTCTCCCTGGCGACGGTATTGGTCCGGAAATCATGGCCGAAGCGGTCAAGGTGCTGGAGCTCGCCAACAGCAAGTACAGCCTGGGCTTTGAACTGAGCCACGACGTGATCGGCGGCGCCGCCATCGACAAGCATGGCGTGCCACTGGCCGACGAAACCCTGGACCGCGCCCGCGCGGCCGACGCCGTGCTGCTCGGCGCCGTGGGTGGCCCGAAGTGGGACAAGATCGAACGTGACATCCGCCCTGAGCGCGGCTTGCTGAAAATCCGTGCGCAACTGGGCCTGTTCGGCAACCTGCGCCCGGCGATCCTCTACCCGCAGCTGGCTGACGCGTCGAGCCTCAAGCCGGAAGTGGTCGCGGGCCTGGACATCCTCATCGTGCGTGAGCTGACCGGCGGTATCTACTTCGGCTCGCCACGTGGCGTGCGCGAGCTGGAAAACGGCGAACGCCAGGCCTACGACACCCTGCCGTACAGCGAGAGCGAAATCCGCCGTATCGCCCGTGTCGGTTTCGACATGGCCCGTGTGCGTGGCAAGAAAGTCTGCTCGGTCGACAAGGCCAACGTGCTGGCCTCCAGCCAACTGTGGCGCGAAATCGTCGAAGAAGTGGCCAAGGACTACCCGGATGTCGAGCTGAGCCACATGTACGTCGATAACGCCGCCATGCAGTTGGTGCGTGCGCCCAAGCAGTTCGACGTGATCGTTACCGACAACCTGTTCGGCGACATCCTGTCCGACCAGGCGTCGATGCTCACCGGCTCCATCGGCATGCTGCCGTCGGCGTCCCTGGACACCAACAACAAGGGCATGTACGAGCCTTGCCACGGCTCGGCGCCGGACATCGCGGGCCAGGGCATTGCCAACCCGCTGGCGACTATCTTGTCGGTGTCGATGATGCTGCGTTACAGCTTCAACCTGAGCGAAGCGGCGGATGCCATCGAGAAGGCCGTGAGCCTGGTGCTGGATCAGGGTTTGCGCACCGGCGACATCTGGTCGCAGGGTTGCACCAAGGTTGGGACGCAAGAAATGGGCGACGCAGTAGTCGCCGCGCTGCGGAATCTGTAA